A genomic region of Nostoc sp. UHCC 0702 contains the following coding sequences:
- a CDS encoding Calvin cycle protein CP12, whose amino-acid sequence MSDIQEKIQTEVEQARAVCDVSGSNSAECAAAWDAVEELQAEASHQRQQKPKNSLEKYCDDNPEAVECRVYDD is encoded by the coding sequence ATGAGCGACATCCAAGAAAAAATCCAAACAGAAGTTGAACAAGCTCGCGCTGTCTGCGATGTTTCAGGTAGCAACTCTGCTGAGTGTGCTGCGGCTTGGGATGCAGTCGAAGAGCTGCAAGCTGAAGCCTCCCACCAGCGCCAACAAAAGCCCAAAAATTCCCTAGAAAAGTACTGTGATGACAACCCAGAAGCAGTTGAGTGCCGAGTTTATGATGACTAG